The nucleotide sequence TAGGGCCGATTGAATTTGTGAAGTCAAGTGGGTTTGGTTTCTTTGCAACACATACATtcacatattttcttatttaatcaATAATGAAATTCACGTAAACACATAATGTTCATACAGTTACACGTAATCTAAGAGACAGTAAACTACGAGTTGTCACAACgagtttaaggtaccattccttaaacacCACAGTCCCAAAGCAGTCATCAACAGAATTAAGGAAGAATTTATTCAACTAAGGAAAAAAGGTGAATCTATTGATAAGATCACGGGGATCTTTCTCGACAAACTGAGATTTTGTGATGAGTTGGTAACGTCTGAAGAGCAGAAAGTATATTATTACTATAATATGCTGAGTGCAGAATatcgggagtttatgactccctcGAAATATAAAACTCTCACCAAAATCATAAAAACTGCTCGAGAAAGGGAGATAGAGCTGAAAAAGCAAATCAAGCGAGGCGAACGGAGGGCACAGGTTGTTAATCCAAGCCCTGCAAAGAAGGCGCGAACAACAGAGACGTCCAAGAAACAAGATGGGAAAGGTGGGTCGCCGAGTTGCAAGGTATGCGGGAAAGGGCACAAGGGCAAGTGCCGGTTCAAAGATAAGCCGTGTCCTATATGTGGGAAGACATGGCATACAGCTACCTTATGCCCGGGAAAAGTGTCGGTTTGTTATAAATACTACCAACCAGGTCATAAGAAATCAGAATGCCCGGAATTAGTTGGTTGTATTAAACATCATATCTATGTAAACTTAGTTCTaataactatgttttgaaaatTATGTAAATTGGTTTTTAAAAATCTGTGTTTTTGATTAAAATCTTAAATAATTGAGATgagtcttacaagttggtaatcagagctcaaggttgttgacaaagtgtgttcggttcaagcttgatcaaacatccggtaagaattagTTACTTTAGTAGATTTTATTATATGTGAGAAAAAGAGATGTGCATAGGCGTGCATGGGAAGAGcatgttaacacactcaaactcGGAATGTGCACTAAATgagaacggttaaagcaagtcatgaacttggctaaaccgaagtgaacaaagtatatgctataaatgaaatgtttaacaattgatATAAACATATCAGTTTCAAGATGACGGAAAAAGATAACAATGATGCGGTGTCGATAGTCACCGAGTAAATGAAAGAAGTGATTGCCGAGGAGGTAGGAAAGGCAATTGAGAATAGCCTATCCGGTTTTATAGATAAGATCCAAAATACGGTACTTTCGGTAGTTGAAGAGCGgatcaagaagttggaagatagTACCAAGGTAGCAAAGGAAAAATATGGTGAGCGGAAGAGTTGCTCATATAAAGAATTCATGGCATGTAAACCACCACTTTATAATGGAGAGGTGGACCCAATAATATACCAAtgatggctaagtgatatcgagGGGGTGTTTGAGAGAACCCACTGCGACACAAACGATTtcgtagcttatggtacgggtcaactgAGAGGCcaagcaaaagattggtgggataacaagaaaAAGGAGATTGGAAGCGAAGCGGCGAGGGCGATGACAAgggacgagtttaaggtaccattccttaaacacCACAGCCCCAAAGCAGTCATCAACAGAATCAAGGAAGAATTTATTCAACTAAGGCAAAAAGGTGAATCTATTGATAAGATCACGGGGATCTTTCTTGACAAACTGAGATTTTGTGATGAATTGGTAACGTCTGAAGAGCAGAAAGTATATTATTACTATAATATACTGAGTACAGAATatcgggagtttatgactccctcGAAATATAAAACTCTCACCGAAATCATAAACACTGCTCGAGAAAGGGAGATAGAGCTGAAAAAGCAAATCAAGCGAGGTGAACGGAGGGCACAGGTTGTTAATCCAAGCCCTGCAAAGAAGGCGCGAACAACAGAGACGTCCAAGAAACAAGATGGGAAAGGTGGGTCGCCGAGTTGCAAGGTATGCGGGAAAGGGCACAAGGGCAAGTGCCGGTTCAAAGATAAGTCGTGTCCTATATGTGGGAAGACAAGGCATACAGCTACCTTATGCCCGGGAAAAGTGTCCGTTTGTTATAAATGCTACCAACCGGGTCATAAGAAATCAAAATGCCCGGAATTAGTTGGTTGTATTAAACATCATATCTATCTAAACTTAGTTCTAATAACTAAGTTATGAAAATTATGTAAATTGGTTTTTAAAAATCTGTGTTTTTGATTAAAATCTTAAATAATTGAGATgagtcttacaagttggtaatcagagctcaaggttgttgacaaagtgtgttcggttcaagcttgatcaaacatccggtaagaattagTTACTTTAGTAGATTTTATTATATGTGAGAAAAAGAGATGTGAATAGGCGTGcatgggaagagcgtgttaacacactcaaacccggaaagtgcactaaatgagaacggttaaagcaagtcatgaacttggctaaaccgaagtgaacaaagtatatactataaatgaaatgtttaacaattgatATAAACATATCAGTTTCAAGATGACGGAAAAAGATAACAATGATGCGGTGTCGATAGTCACCGAGCAAATGAAAGAAGTGATTGCCGAGGAGGTAGGAAAGGCAATTGAGAATAGCCTATCCGGTTTTATTGATAAGATCCAAAATACGGTACTTTCGGTAGTTGAAGAGCGgatcaagaagttggaagatagTACCAAGGTAGCAAAGGAAAAATATGGTGAGCGGAAGAGTTGCTCTTATAAAGAATTCATGGCATGTAAACCACCACTTTATAATGGAGAGGTGGACCCAATAATATGCCAAtgatggctaagtgatatcgagGGGGTGTTTGAGAGAACCCACTGCGACACAAACGATTTtcgtagcttatggtacgggtcaactgTGAGGCcaagcaaaagattggtgggataacaagaaaAAGGAGATTGGAAGCGAAGCGGCGAGGGCGATGACatgggacgagtttaaggtaccattccttaaacacCACAGTCCCAAAGCAGTCATCAACAGAATCAAGGAAGAATTTATTCAACTAAGGCAAAAAGGTGAATCTATTGATAAGATCACGGGGATCTTTCTCGACAAACTGAGATTTTGTGATGAGTTGGTAATGTCTGAAGAGCAGAAAGTATATTATTACTATAATATGTTGAATGCAGAATATCGAGAGTTTATGACTCCCTCGAAATATAAAACTCTCACCGAAATCATAAACACTGCTCGAGAAAGGGAGATAGAGCTGAAAAAGCAAATCAAGCGAGGTGAACGGAGGGCACAGGTTGTTAATCCAAGCCCTGCAAAGAAGGCGCGAACAACAGAGACGTCCAAGAAACAAGATGGGAAAGGTGGTTCGCCGAGTTGCAAGGTATGCGGGAAAGGGCACAAGGGCAAGTGCCGGTTCAAAGATAAGCCGTGTCCTATATGTGGGAAGACAAGGCATACAGCTACCTTATGCCCGGGAAGAGTGTCGGTTTGTTATAAATGCTACCAACTGGGTCATAAGAAATCAGAATGCCCGGAATTAGTCGGGAAAAAGGATGGAAAGAATTCGCAAGCAGAAACTCCAAAACCAAAGGCCAGATCCTTCCAGTTAACCGCGACCGAGGCGAAGATGGAtcccgatgtggtctcaggtatattcgcaataaattcaattcccgcacatgtgttatttgatacgtgtgcgaataaatcctttatttcacatggatttattcgacatccttcatttgtattgacaaaattacctatgcctctAGAAGTAGAAATAGTGACAATAAAAGTTTTATTGTGTGTGACGTGTGTCA is from Helianthus annuus cultivar XRQ/B chromosome 9, HanXRQr2.0-SUNRISE, whole genome shotgun sequence and encodes:
- the LOC110875866 gene encoding uncharacterized protein LOC110875866; translated protein: MTWDEFKVPFLKHHSPKAVINRIKEEFIQLRQKGESIDKITGIFLDKLRFCDELVMSEEQKVYYYYNMLNAEYREFMTPSKYKTLTEIINTAREREIELKKQIKRGERRAQVVNPSPAKKARTTETSKKQDGKGGSPSCKVCGKGHKGKCRFKDKPCPICGKTRHTATLCPGRVSVCYKCYQLGHKKSECPELVGKKDGKNSQAETPKPKARSFQLTATEAKMDPDVVSDCKMSIDDEEYSINLIPMSMGEFQVVVGMDWLSRHHAKVMCFRKEIKLTSPSGKHITIYGEKGGNPVICSMIKAHKLMRRGCRAFMIYANEPGEGLPKIEDVPVVCEYADVFLEDLPGVPPEREVAFGIELIPAAKPIAKAPYRLAPSELQELMTQIQDLLNKGFIRPSVSPWGAPVLFVKKKDRNMRMY